The window GTGCGACACCGAAATCCCCAGTCGATGCGCGAGATCCTCTACCTTCACATGCTGGCGATAAGTCTCTTCCACCAGTTGAATAAACCCATTGAGGTACTCGCGCTGGCGCTGTGGTCGCTGGCTGGCGTTATGGCGCACGATGGCCTGACGACTGACCCAGACCATGATCACACTGACCAGCGAATGCATGAGCATTTCCCGCGCCGGTTGATGGCCGTTGTACTCGGCCTGCAACGCCGTAAACAGGCTGTTCAAGTAATCGCCGTCCTTGCCCGCCGGATAGCTTTCGGCTCGGGCCAGCGCATGCACGGCATCGCCCAGTTGCGCCTGCAGGTGATTGATCAGCGGCGTTGCCAGCGTGACGACGAACCCTTCGACGTCTTCGGAAAAACGAAAGCCATGCACCGACAGCGGTGGCAGGACTTGAATTGCAGGGGTGTGCAGTTGTGTGCGCTGGCCTTCGATCTCAAGCTCTGCCTGACCTTTGAAAACGAAGAGCAGCTGA of the Pseudomonas sp. Seg1 genome contains:
- a CDS encoding helix-turn-helix domain-containing protein is translated as MNKPELPSIPVFKLYGESLDWPTPDLLHCETISSRSREHQWEIKPHRHADLCQLLFVFKGQAELEIEGQRTQLHTPAIQVLPPLSVHGFRFSEDVEGFVVTLATPLINHLQAQLGDAVHALARAESYPAGKDGDYLNSLFTALQAEYNGHQPAREMLMHSLVSVIMVWVSRQAIVRHNASQRPQRQREYLNGFIQLVEETYRQHVKVEDLAHRLGISVSHLNGTCRELAGQPALQIMHERQLLEAKRLLTYTSMTIYEMSELLGFSDPTNFTRLFRRRVGISPKAFRDRLKAEQ